Proteins encoded together in one Sulfoacidibacillus ferrooxidans window:
- a CDS encoding rod shape-determining protein, which yields MFKKDIGVDLGTANVLVHVRGRGIVLNEPSVVAIESQTKRVVAVGEEARRMLGRTPGNILAIRPLRDGVIADFEITEIMLKHFITRTIGKGLLSQPRVAVCVPAGITSVEQKAVRQATEAAGAKHVYLIEEPKAAAIGAGLDITQPSGSMVVDIGGGTTDVAVLSLGDVVTASSIRVAGDKFDEAIIRYIKRNHNLLIGERTAEDIKIRVVSVKRGLRQEEMDVRGRDMMTGLPKTVTIHTDDMVEALEESAFAIVSAAKSVLERTPPELAADIFDKGVILTGGGALLHGMDKLLLDELQVPVYIADDPMTCVARGTGVFLENIDKWGRPPAKSQRYRA from the coding sequence ATGTTTAAGAAAGATATTGGAGTTGATTTGGGGACAGCTAACGTCCTTGTTCATGTGCGCGGACGCGGTATCGTGTTAAACGAGCCATCAGTTGTTGCCATTGAGAGTCAGACAAAACGTGTCGTTGCAGTAGGAGAAGAAGCTCGTCGCATGCTCGGCCGCACGCCTGGGAACATTCTAGCGATTCGGCCATTGCGTGACGGCGTGATTGCAGACTTTGAGATAACAGAAATTATGCTAAAACACTTTATTACAAGGACGATCGGCAAAGGACTATTGTCACAGCCACGGGTTGCCGTCTGTGTTCCAGCTGGTATTACGTCAGTAGAACAAAAGGCAGTCAGACAAGCGACAGAAGCGGCAGGTGCGAAGCATGTATACCTGATTGAAGAGCCAAAGGCAGCTGCGATTGGAGCAGGTCTCGATATTACGCAACCCAGTGGAAGTATGGTCGTTGATATTGGCGGAGGTACGACGGATGTCGCTGTACTGTCATTAGGAGACGTCGTCACCGCCTCTTCTATTCGCGTGGCTGGGGACAAGTTCGATGAAGCGATTATTCGATATATAAAACGCAACCACAATCTATTAATTGGGGAACGCACTGCGGAAGATATAAAGATCCGCGTGGTGTCTGTCAAGCGCGGACTAAGACAAGAAGAGATGGATGTGCGCGGTCGCGATATGATGACGGGACTGCCAAAGACGGTAACGATTCACACAGATGACATGGTCGAAGCGCTTGAAGAGTCTGCCTTTGCGATCGTCTCTGCAGCCAAGAGCGTGCTAGAGCGGACGCCGCCTGAACTTGCAGCAGATATATTTGATAAAGGCGTGATTTTGACAGGTGGTGGGGCGTTGCTCCATGGGATGGACAAGCTGTTGCTCGATGAGCTTCAAGTGCCTGTCTATATCGCAGACGACCCGATGACATGCGTTGCGCGCGGCACCGGTGTATTTCTTGAAAACATCGATAAATGGGGTCGCCCTCCGGCAAAGTCACAGCGTTATCGCGCGTAA
- a CDS encoding acyl-CoA dehydrogenase family protein — protein sequence MQAQIRHAADQELVTWVGTLADELGKKAEQYDRSGDFLSDQIAYLQSAGYSSLTVPKAYGGRGCDLYQLLLAQERLAHGDPSAALVMGWHLGITLSLSMTEAWPEELYADFCRDVVLGIALVNACGTEPDSGSPSRGGRPATEAVRVEGGYRITGEKTWATGSPAITHFLITAYVAEDDRVGEFLVHKGSEGLHVKKSWDSMSMRASGSDSVVLQDVFVPDAYLLDLVIPGQKTKRSSDGSGWLLHIPATYLGVANAARDYTIDFVKTYVPSSLGKPIATVPHVREKIGQLEAQGAMAETVLWAIARRYDEATMEQKRSMREDLSLAKYIVTNAAVAMVDLAMRTAGGQSILRTHPLERYYRDVRAGLHNPPMDDVTVRQLADRALGK from the coding sequence ATGCAGGCGCAGATTCGACATGCGGCAGACCAAGAACTCGTCACGTGGGTAGGAACACTGGCAGACGAACTAGGAAAAAAGGCGGAACAGTATGATCGCTCGGGTGACTTTCTGAGCGATCAGATTGCCTATTTGCAAAGTGCAGGCTATAGTAGTCTGACCGTACCAAAAGCATATGGTGGAAGAGGCTGCGATTTGTATCAGCTGTTACTCGCACAAGAGCGACTCGCGCATGGAGATCCTTCCGCAGCGCTTGTGATGGGATGGCATCTTGGGATTACCCTTAGCTTATCGATGACAGAAGCATGGCCTGAGGAATTATACGCGGATTTTTGCCGCGACGTAGTACTAGGTATCGCACTCGTGAACGCTTGTGGAACAGAGCCTGATAGTGGGAGTCCAAGTCGTGGGGGCCGTCCAGCAACGGAAGCTGTGCGCGTGGAAGGTGGCTATCGCATCACAGGTGAAAAAACCTGGGCGACAGGCAGTCCTGCGATCACGCATTTTCTGATTACAGCGTATGTGGCAGAAGATGACCGTGTGGGCGAATTTTTGGTACATAAAGGCTCTGAGGGCTTACATGTTAAGAAGTCTTGGGACAGCATGTCGATGCGCGCAAGCGGAAGCGATTCAGTGGTATTACAAGATGTCTTTGTACCGGATGCATACTTACTTGATCTCGTCATTCCTGGACAAAAAACGAAACGCAGCAGCGATGGCTCAGGGTGGTTACTTCACATCCCCGCCACCTATCTTGGCGTGGCCAACGCAGCGCGCGACTATACGATAGATTTTGTGAAAACGTATGTACCTAGTAGTTTAGGAAAACCAATTGCAACTGTGCCACACGTGCGCGAGAAAATCGGGCAGCTCGAAGCACAAGGAGCGATGGCCGAGACGGTGTTATGGGCGATTGCAAGGCGGTACGATGAGGCGACGATGGAACAAAAGCGCAGTATGCGCGAGGATCTATCGCTTGCTAAGTACATCGTGACCAATGCTGCTGTCGCTATGGTGGATCTTGCCATGCGAACGGCAGGCGGTCAAAGTATCCTGCGAACCCATCCATTAGAACGCTATTATCGCGATGTTCGTGCGGGGCTACACAACCCGCCGATGGATGACGTCACAGTAAGACAGTTAGCTGATCGGGCGCTCGGAAAATAA
- a CDS encoding YwmB family TATA-box binding protein has translation MKKLVLLGLAITTVMSYFAGQTFAEVLHGPVSNDTPQFVERAFNATHAQMSGFEVHDWTTLHNAFVPVKTLVAEAKAYAHELGLHDMHLYEHQDPNDHVAQWSGTVSFGPHAKDVTTSVEMASMLLPDAPAQTVLILRYLGTTSDEQAFASAYARLTETAQQAGGLPKINGTLFGNVPGLQGESERATRIAKAYQAVFAKELQSMVYPYTTSIAGYGAAPVPYLVAGKQLVNIQVAMHEDSFEHNTKVLVGSPIITLEY, from the coding sequence ATGAAAAAACTAGTGCTATTAGGGCTTGCTATAACAACGGTGATGTCGTACTTTGCAGGGCAAACTTTTGCAGAGGTACTGCATGGACCAGTGTCAAATGACACCCCCCAATTTGTAGAACGCGCGTTTAATGCCACACATGCGCAGATGTCAGGCTTTGAAGTGCATGATTGGACAACGTTACATAATGCGTTTGTTCCTGTCAAAACGCTTGTTGCAGAAGCAAAGGCGTATGCTCATGAACTTGGCTTGCACGACATGCACTTATACGAACATCAAGATCCAAATGATCATGTGGCACAGTGGTCAGGGACAGTGAGTTTTGGGCCACACGCCAAGGATGTAACGACAAGTGTTGAGATGGCGAGCATGCTTTTGCCTGATGCGCCTGCACAAACAGTACTCATTTTACGGTATCTTGGAACAACAAGTGATGAACAAGCGTTTGCAAGTGCTTATGCAAGACTGACTGAAACGGCACAACAAGCTGGCGGATTACCTAAAATCAATGGCACACTTTTTGGCAATGTACCTGGATTGCAAGGTGAATCCGAACGTGCTACACGCATTGCAAAAGCGTATCAGGCAGTCTTTGCAAAGGAACTACAAAGTATGGTATATCCTTATACCACAAGCATTGCAGGCTATGGAGCGGCACCAGTACCCTATCTTGTGGCTGGAAAACAATTGGTCAATATACAAGTGGCGATGCACGAAGATAGTTTTGAACATAATACGAAAGTACTTGTCGGGAGTCCGATAATCACGTTAGAATACTAG
- a CDS encoding glycosyltransferase, which yields MEETYDKALRSWTPHVLHVVAAGEFGGAESQILSLVKGLTQEGEYKVTVVTYYDARFSQKLREAGVACRTLRSGNPFQDKLKLQALVKSLQPDLIHTHGVRASLAGRLVGKAKHIPVVTTIHSDLYYDYASPGKRKIMMELEQRTRSLSQHFITVSEALKTILIERGYPSDRVSVVHNGIDLEDALVKLEEGQRRKAGLRGMLGLSARTQILICVARLHPVKGHEFLMRAFAAVKQEYNRPLHLVLIGEGSERSALMAKAMELGLYGEGETTPSKAKPTSPKKPVPGRYVHFLGERHDIYSYLLESNIFVLTSKMEALGIALLEGMLAGLPVIATKVGGLKEIVLEGDEPTGILVDYGDEVGLTAAIQMLYDDHTRRRIMGEHGQRRTIKAFEQKQMLKETKAVYAALLQN from the coding sequence ATGGAAGAAACATATGATAAGGCGTTGAGGTCTTGGACTCCACATGTCCTACACGTGGTAGCGGCAGGGGAATTTGGTGGTGCAGAATCGCAAATTCTCTCATTAGTAAAAGGCCTTACGCAAGAGGGCGAGTATAAGGTAACAGTTGTGACATACTACGATGCTCGATTTTCTCAAAAATTGCGAGAAGCAGGCGTAGCGTGTCGTACGCTACGTAGTGGGAACCCCTTTCAAGATAAACTCAAATTACAAGCACTTGTAAAGAGCCTACAACCAGATCTGATCCACACCCACGGCGTGCGTGCAAGTCTTGCTGGACGATTGGTAGGAAAAGCAAAACACATCCCTGTAGTGACAACGATACATAGCGATTTGTACTATGATTACGCGTCACCTGGCAAGCGTAAGATCATGATGGAGCTAGAGCAGCGGACACGATCCTTGTCACAGCACTTCATCACTGTGTCGGAAGCATTAAAAACGATTCTGATAGAACGGGGATATCCATCGGATCGCGTGTCCGTTGTGCATAACGGCATCGATCTTGAGGATGCACTTGTTAAGTTAGAAGAGGGACAACGACGCAAAGCTGGGCTACGAGGCATGCTGGGTCTTTCTGCGCGCACCCAGATCTTGATATGCGTTGCGCGGTTACATCCGGTGAAAGGCCATGAATTTTTAATGCGCGCGTTTGCTGCTGTCAAGCAGGAGTACAATCGGCCACTCCATCTAGTATTGATCGGGGAGGGTTCCGAACGCTCTGCTTTAATGGCAAAGGCAATGGAACTTGGCCTTTATGGTGAAGGGGAAACGACACCTTCAAAAGCAAAACCAACATCTCCTAAAAAACCGGTGCCAGGTCGGTATGTGCATTTTCTAGGCGAACGCCATGATATCTACTCCTATCTACTAGAATCAAATATTTTCGTCCTTACGTCAAAGATGGAAGCACTTGGAATCGCCTTGCTAGAGGGCATGCTAGCTGGACTGCCGGTTATCGCTACGAAGGTCGGTGGACTAAAAGAAATCGTGTTAGAAGGGGATGAACCGACGGGAATTCTCGTGGACTATGGAGATGAGGTAGGATTGACTGCGGCGATTCAAATGCTATATGACGATCACACACGAAGGCGCATCATGGGTGAACATGGGCAAAGACGGACGATTAAAGCCTTTGAACAAAAACAGATGCTTAAAGAAACAAAGGCCGTCTATGCCGCGCTTCTACAAAACTAG
- a CDS encoding sigma-70 family RNA polymerase sigma factor, translating into MKKTTHDAQNERILVNLLELAQAGDPLSLQELCTRFTPLILRMAKYYQTDVLPMEDLIQSGYEQLLRAIREYDTVQGVYFSYFLKLRVRTGMWSYVRSANRVASRTLHSIRTLSDEEDVDLLQRIPDRAASASYELAEWYDLFDLLSPRERIAMEQLVIAGLTSTEVAATYGVSPETVKTWRKRAQKKLVQALRH; encoded by the coding sequence ATGAAAAAAACAACGCACGATGCCCAAAACGAACGTATTCTAGTAAACCTTTTAGAGCTTGCGCAGGCAGGTGATCCACTCTCTTTACAAGAATTGTGCACGCGCTTTACCCCACTGATCTTACGCATGGCAAAATACTATCAGACAGACGTACTACCGATGGAAGATTTGATCCAGTCAGGCTACGAACAGTTACTCCGAGCCATACGAGAATACGATACGGTGCAGGGTGTGTATTTTTCATACTTTCTCAAATTGCGTGTGCGCACGGGCATGTGGTCATATGTCCGCAGTGCAAACCGAGTGGCAAGCCGCACGCTACATAGCATACGAACACTGAGTGATGAAGAAGACGTCGATCTACTGCAACGCATCCCTGACAGAGCTGCGAGCGCATCCTATGAGTTAGCCGAGTGGTACGACTTGTTTGACCTTCTTTCACCGCGCGAACGCATCGCCATGGAGCAACTCGTCATAGCAGGGCTTACAAGCACTGAGGTTGCTGCCACCTATGGTGTATCGCCTGAAACCGTCAAGACATGGCGCAAACGGGCACAAAAGAAACTCGTGCAGGCCCTTCGGCACTAG
- the murA gene encoding UDP-N-acetylglucosamine 1-carboxyvinyltransferase, whose product MATIKITGGKRLMGTVRVDGAKNAVLPIMAASLLAATGETIIEDVPYLTDIQNLADVVKSLGAKAELAVDGRLRLCAERLVSTTAPYELVRKMRASFWVAGPLLARAGHFRIPLPGGCNIGERPVDQHIKGFEALGAHVIIEHGYVEGFVDGRLRGGRVYFDVVSVGATINTMMAAALAEGQTIIENAAKEPEIVDVANYLNKMGAKVRGAGTDVIRIQGVQQLHGVMHTVIPDRIEAGTYMLAAAITRGDVLVEGAIYNHLSPLCAKLREAGVTIEDDIHGIRVRVDGPLHPIDVKTLPHPGFPTDLQAQILAFLATVDGVSIITETLFENRFLHVAEMRRMGVDVKVEGRSAIIEGGALMTGAKVHATDLRAGAALVLAGLVAEGETIVTGLEHIDRGYSDLVGKLRMLGADLIRTDARPPLHLVQAN is encoded by the coding sequence GTGGCTACAATCAAGATAACCGGGGGCAAGCGCCTCATGGGGACGGTTCGGGTAGATGGCGCTAAAAACGCCGTGCTACCTATTATGGCAGCGTCATTATTAGCTGCGACCGGTGAGACGATCATCGAAGATGTACCTTATTTAACAGATATTCAGAACTTGGCTGACGTTGTGAAAAGCCTTGGAGCTAAAGCAGAACTAGCAGTAGATGGTCGCTTGCGTCTTTGTGCAGAACGCTTAGTGAGTACGACTGCACCGTATGAGTTAGTACGTAAGATGCGCGCATCCTTTTGGGTGGCAGGGCCACTTCTTGCACGAGCGGGACACTTTCGGATACCATTACCTGGTGGCTGTAACATTGGGGAACGACCGGTTGATCAACATATAAAAGGATTTGAAGCATTAGGTGCACACGTTATCATTGAACACGGATATGTAGAAGGGTTTGTAGATGGGCGATTACGCGGGGGACGTGTGTATTTTGATGTCGTAAGTGTCGGTGCCACGATTAACACGATGATGGCAGCGGCGCTAGCTGAAGGGCAAACGATTATCGAAAATGCAGCAAAAGAACCAGAAATTGTCGATGTAGCGAACTACTTAAACAAGATGGGTGCAAAAGTGCGCGGTGCAGGTACAGATGTGATTCGCATTCAAGGCGTGCAACAACTACACGGAGTGATGCATACAGTGATTCCAGATCGCATTGAGGCAGGCACATATATGCTTGCAGCGGCGATTACGCGTGGCGATGTCCTTGTTGAAGGTGCAATTTACAATCACTTGAGTCCTTTATGTGCAAAACTGCGAGAAGCTGGTGTTACGATTGAGGATGATATTCACGGTATTCGCGTTCGCGTAGATGGGCCATTGCACCCCATCGATGTGAAGACGTTGCCACATCCCGGATTTCCTACGGATTTGCAAGCGCAGATTCTTGCGTTTTTAGCAACAGTAGATGGCGTGAGCATTATCACAGAAACATTATTTGAAAACCGCTTCTTGCATGTAGCGGAGATGAGACGCATGGGCGTCGATGTGAAGGTAGAAGGTCGCAGTGCGATTATCGAGGGCGGTGCACTGATGACTGGTGCGAAAGTCCATGCCACGGATTTGCGCGCAGGAGCGGCGCTTGTGCTAGCAGGACTGGTAGCAGAAGGTGAGACGATCGTTACAGGACTCGAACATATCGATCGGGGATATAGCGATCTTGTCGGGAAGTTGCGCATGCTTGGAGCGGATCTGATTCGGACGGATGCAAGGCCACCTCTACATTTGGTACAGGCGAACTAA
- a CDS encoding M23 family metallopeptidase gives MNQDENKQQNGIQNDDQMPEDNHSGESKWKAFFAKRWAFPALYLMAAAFIIALMYGQAHRMVNVGNNDAAGQAVKTSQPAAVTTATTTSFVWPIAPDTTDARVVRGFFDANAKGATLQTLAADLVSYDQSYQGSTGVDIAMAGNSKTFGVVAASAGTVTDVRNSPVMGWTVVIQSANGYTETYQSLGTVDVKEGQQVTQGQDLGASGYNQREASLGNHLFFEVEKNGVAVDPSSLLPKSMS, from the coding sequence ATGAATCAGGATGAAAACAAGCAACAAAATGGCATCCAAAATGATGATCAGATGCCGGAAGACAACCATTCTGGGGAAAGTAAATGGAAGGCGTTTTTTGCAAAACGCTGGGCATTCCCTGCGCTGTATCTCATGGCTGCGGCATTTATTATTGCCCTTATGTATGGACAGGCACATCGGATGGTCAATGTAGGGAACAACGATGCGGCGGGACAAGCAGTGAAAACTAGTCAACCTGCTGCCGTGACCACTGCAACAACAACTAGTTTTGTGTGGCCGATTGCACCAGATACGACTGATGCTCGCGTGGTTCGCGGGTTCTTTGACGCTAATGCCAAAGGGGCAACGCTGCAAACACTTGCGGCAGATTTGGTAAGCTATGATCAAAGTTATCAAGGATCGACCGGCGTGGACATCGCAATGGCTGGCAATAGCAAGACGTTTGGCGTTGTAGCAGCTTCTGCAGGAACAGTGACAGATGTACGCAACAGCCCTGTGATGGGTTGGACAGTCGTTATACAGTCTGCCAATGGCTATACGGAAACCTATCAATCTTTAGGTACGGTTGACGTAAAAGAGGGGCAACAAGTCACGCAAGGACAAGATCTTGGAGCGAGTGGTTATAACCAACGCGAAGCAAGCCTTGGCAACCATCTCTTCTTTGAAGTAGAGAAAAATGGAGTGGCTGTAGATCCATCCTCACTTCTTCCAAAGTCGATGTCATAG
- the spoIIID gene encoding sporulation transcriptional regulator SpoIIID — MHDYIKERTIKIGEYIVETRNTVRTIAREFGVSKSTVHKDLTERLPEINPDLANRVKEILEYHKSIRHLRGGEATKEKYRKDEPKRKMTKNITVGRGFGVRM, encoded by the coding sequence GTGCACGACTACATCAAGGAGAGAACGATCAAGATCGGCGAGTATATCGTCGAGACTCGCAATACCGTCCGAACGATTGCCCGCGAATTTGGCGTCTCCAAAAGCACCGTGCATAAAGACCTGACAGAGCGACTACCAGAGATTAACCCAGACCTCGCGAACCGCGTCAAGGAAATCCTAGAGTACCATAAGTCAATTCGACATTTACGCGGCGGTGAGGCAACCAAAGAAAAATATCGAAAGGATGAACCAAAACGAAAAATGACGAAAAATATTACGGTGGGAAGAGGATTTGGCGTTCGTATGTAG
- a CDS encoding flagellar hook-basal body protein: protein MSLLSVAGSGLLSQSLQLDTISNNIANVNTPGYASVGATFEDNLTQVYGQSPLTEGLPDRQTAAGLWLGDGAHAVFNRESFANGSTLQTQDPLDMAVVGDGFFTVGLSGGRVGYTRAGHFIESQDAKTGTAFLALPDGSPVLSTSGQPLDMTGVNASTVSVAPDGILTGVTATGTPVRIGQLGLAYVSHPGSALYSVGNSVYALNPGYAVTTNGTPGAPTSLFGQVKGSMLEGSNVNLNQQMSQLVQTQQAYEMSSDAINIANKMMGLEDQLS from the coding sequence ATGTCACTGCTTTCGGTGGCTGGATCGGGGTTGTTGAGTCAGTCGCTCCAACTCGATACCATCTCCAATAACATTGCCAACGTCAATACACCAGGGTATGCGAGCGTTGGGGCGACATTTGAAGACAATTTGACGCAGGTGTATGGTCAGTCTCCACTGACAGAGGGACTGCCTGATCGACAGACGGCAGCTGGATTGTGGCTTGGCGATGGGGCTCATGCAGTATTCAACCGTGAGTCTTTTGCAAATGGAAGTACGTTGCAGACACAGGATCCACTCGACATGGCCGTTGTGGGAGATGGGTTTTTCACCGTGGGATTAAGCGGTGGGCGTGTGGGATATACGCGTGCAGGACACTTTATTGAGAGTCAGGACGCTAAAACCGGTACGGCATTTCTGGCACTTCCTGACGGTTCGCCGGTGCTCTCAACAAGTGGACAACCACTTGATATGACGGGTGTCAATGCAAGCACAGTATCTGTAGCGCCTGATGGCATCCTTACAGGCGTGACCGCGACTGGCACACCTGTTCGCATTGGACAGCTAGGTCTTGCCTATGTATCTCATCCAGGAAGTGCGCTATATAGTGTAGGGAACTCGGTGTATGCGCTCAATCCCGGCTACGCGGTTACCACAAACGGGACACCTGGTGCGCCGACATCGTTATTTGGTCAGGTGAAAGGTTCAATGCTAGAAGGATCGAATGTCAACCTCAATCAACAGATGTCCCAACTGGTGCAAACGCAACAGGCGTATGAAATGTCATCCGATGCGATAAATATAGCCAATAAAATGATGGGACTTGAGGATCAGCTCAGTTAG
- a CDS encoding DUF1146 family protein codes for MSNFSEISFRVQGAVTIGGLLLGTLLAWYALGAVRWDVFLKKPDSPPASLLRLLLAILIGTGIAGFIVQYVTGASMMHT; via the coding sequence GTGAGTAACTTTTCCGAGATCTCTTTTCGCGTTCAAGGAGCCGTGACTATTGGCGGCTTACTACTGGGCACACTGCTCGCTTGGTATGCGCTTGGCGCGGTGCGCTGGGACGTATTTTTAAAAAAACCGGATTCACCACCAGCCAGTCTTTTACGCCTCCTTTTAGCGATTCTCATCGGTACTGGAATTGCCGGTTTTATTGTTCAATATGTGACAGGCGCGTCGATGATGCACACATAA
- a CDS encoding IMPACT family protein: protein MSELQHAPQPLSYRTLAAPVHVELTEKRSRFLCSLIPVASESDVHTHVAEIRKQFWDASHHCTAFRLKEGIERSHDDGEPSGSAGIPMLHALQQHQVQDVLAVVTRYFGGTLLGVGGLVRAYSRAVIHSLERAQFLEIAPHDLYRFSITYGQYDLAIHRCNQAGFDVEATFAEHITLTVIVPSTARDEARALIASITHDDRARVPIATEMRPSAVQNSRF, encoded by the coding sequence ATGTCCGAGCTCCAACATGCACCACAGCCTTTATCCTATCGCACACTTGCGGCTCCCGTCCACGTTGAATTGACAGAAAAGAGATCTCGATTTCTCTGTTCATTGATCCCTGTTGCTTCAGAAAGCGACGTTCATACTCATGTAGCGGAGATCCGCAAGCAGTTCTGGGATGCTTCTCACCACTGCACGGCATTTCGACTCAAAGAGGGGATTGAGCGCTCCCATGATGACGGCGAACCATCTGGTAGTGCAGGCATACCGATGTTGCACGCATTACAGCAACATCAGGTGCAAGATGTACTAGCGGTCGTCACGCGGTACTTTGGTGGAACCTTGCTTGGTGTTGGCGGACTCGTGCGCGCCTATAGCCGAGCTGTCATCCACTCTCTTGAACGTGCACAGTTTCTCGAGATAGCGCCACATGACCTATATCGGTTTTCGATCACCTATGGACAATACGATCTTGCCATTCATCGTTGCAATCAAGCGGGCTTTGACGTAGAAGCTACATTTGCAGAACACATTACGCTAACTGTGATCGTTCCTTCTACTGCACGCGATGAGGCACGTGCACTGATTGCAAGCATCACTCATGACGATCGAGCTCGTGTGCCTATCGCAACTGAAATGCGTCCCTCAGCAGTACAAAACAGTAGATTCTGA
- a CDS encoding flagellar basal body rod C-terminal domain-containing protein, translating into MDGLSTVGSGLLADERWQQVVMNNLTNATTPGFKQSSGELMAFPQQLLMRYELGSDGQGATPLGTVNRGALFQEAVPDFVQGSIESTGQPLDLAIQDPAVAGTSVYAQATGAGAVPGAVQLANTLSFVVGRGGVIETAAGAPIVPVAADGSPLAGARVIANSSYHGLQLFGEDGSPVIDAAGQPSYHIVLSDGQVVGPVKDGQPGPYVQMSSAVTGGVHSFFAVANTAADGQTSVAMTRDGQFHMGSNQLLYDGAGQRVLAVSGNGQPLLQSAIELNPAYQGQSVFGPDGAPLVDGAGQPSYRIVDAATGAPLANATFAPVAVNVDTLQALGQTGYLPTATTAYSKSPATVQAGAIERSNVDSTQNMVNMLQIYRNFEANQTLTQDIDSTIKLAVSSIGSVPNL; encoded by the coding sequence ATGGATGGACTTTCAACCGTTGGATCGGGCTTGTTAGCTGATGAGCGATGGCAACAAGTGGTGATGAATAATTTAACAAACGCCACCACACCTGGATTTAAACAGTCGTCGGGAGAATTGATGGCATTCCCACAACAACTTCTGATGCGCTATGAACTTGGCTCGGATGGCCAAGGGGCAACGCCGCTTGGCACGGTCAATCGGGGTGCGCTCTTTCAAGAAGCAGTACCTGATTTTGTACAAGGTTCGATCGAGTCCACAGGTCAACCGCTTGATCTCGCGATTCAAGATCCTGCGGTGGCAGGGACGTCTGTCTATGCACAAGCCACAGGTGCGGGTGCTGTACCTGGAGCGGTACAACTGGCAAACACGTTGTCCTTTGTGGTTGGTAGAGGTGGCGTGATCGAAACGGCTGCTGGTGCGCCGATTGTACCCGTGGCGGCCGATGGATCGCCGCTTGCAGGAGCGCGCGTGATCGCAAACTCGTCCTATCATGGGCTGCAGTTGTTTGGAGAAGATGGAAGTCCTGTCATCGATGCAGCAGGTCAACCATCGTATCACATCGTCCTTTCAGACGGACAGGTAGTAGGACCTGTAAAAGATGGACAACCCGGACCCTATGTGCAGATGTCAAGCGCAGTGACTGGTGGCGTACACTCTTTTTTCGCAGTGGCCAATACCGCTGCAGATGGTCAAACTAGTGTTGCGATGACGCGTGATGGACAGTTTCATATGGGGAGCAATCAATTGCTGTACGATGGGGCAGGTCAGCGGGTGCTAGCCGTCTCGGGTAATGGACAACCTCTGCTACAATCTGCGATTGAGCTAAACCCCGCGTATCAGGGGCAGAGTGTCTTTGGACCAGATGGAGCGCCACTTGTGGATGGGGCAGGTCAACCTTCGTATCGGATTGTCGATGCTGCGACAGGTGCTCCTCTTGCAAACGCTACATTTGCACCGGTGGCGGTCAACGTGGATACACTACAAGCGCTTGGACAGACAGGCTACCTACCGACTGCGACAACCGCGTATAGCAAAAGTCCAGCAACAGTGCAAGCGGGCGCCATCGAACGCTCAAACGTCGATTCGACGCAAAACATGGTGAACATGCTGCAGATTTATCGCAACTTTGAGGCCAACCAGACGCTCACTCAGGATATTGATTCTACGATTAAATTAGCTGTCTCTTCCATCGGCTCCGTCCCCAACCTGTAG